A single Lactuca sativa cultivar Salinas chromosome 8, Lsat_Salinas_v11, whole genome shotgun sequence DNA region contains:
- the LOC111909569 gene encoding zinc finger protein 7, whose amino-acid sequence MSFLDLNLSESDYTLDLLHDTNASSLSSSSTNPEERVFPCNYCKRKFYSSQALGGHQNAHKLERTLAKKSRYINAGVRAWNQASRSYSNGSSHVDWVQRPFVMGMEHQGHVGRTGLDYCYKGESVQDDFHQLDLSLRL is encoded by the coding sequence ATGAGTTTCCTCGATCTAAACCTATCCGAAAGTGATTACACCCTAGACCTCTTGCATGATACTAACGCTTCTTCTCTTTCTTCGTCCTCCACCAACCCAGAAGAACGAGTTTTCCCATGTAATTACTGTAAGAGAAAATTTTATAGTTCGCAAGCACTTGGAGGCCATCAGAATGCTCACAAGCTCGAACGTACATTGGCTAAGAAAAGCAGATATATCAACGCAGGAGTTAGAGCTTGGAACCAGGCATCAAGGTCTTATTCCAATGGTTCGAGCCATGTTGATTGGGTTCAACGACCCTTTGTAATGGGGATGGAACATCAGGGACATGTTGGGAGAACAGGGTTGGATTATTGTTATAAGGGTGAGAGTGTTCAAGATGATTTTCATCAGCTTGATTTGTCTCTCAGGCTTTGA